In Phaseolus vulgaris cultivar G19833 chromosome 10, P. vulgaris v2.0, whole genome shotgun sequence, a single genomic region encodes these proteins:
- the LOC137818923 gene encoding UPF0481 protein At3g47200-like — protein MAHAYKTSGSSLSETEFEMVKHIIDMPTLEELRLSECIIYKVPYNLRMVNMDAYTPQWISIGPIHLTKPELKPMQEHKKRYFHCFWERVSNEQAMKIYKHYLQDKEENIRECYAEKFPDIPREKFVDMMLLDAVFIMELLLRNCHWKSERSKHEHEYKQTKSFRVKHSDDLILTQSWLSKNITRDLILLENQIPFFVLQRLYDTVVPGDSKKEEHAGFVDLAIEYFAFYDTQMSSSDETKCVLDKHQSRKNYFSGSLRSSTKYPAKSKNKDRCNKSTKHFTDLIRYFYLPKDWERSNGCALHVLRTATKLQESGVSFEKNVKRRLLDITFEKKPILSSFLCLSCLPYLKQFKARFRIPQLKVDHTTECVLRNLIAFEQCHYPDKPYICNYVSLIDSLIHTQLDVELLVEKEVIVHELGSDKEVATLVNSLSKHVVANSTCYFETINELNKHYQNIWNRTMAALWLVYFRDPWRASSTLVGIAVIVFAVFQFLRAVRALF, from the exons ATGGCACATGCTTACAAAACTTCTGGTTCTTCACTATCTGAAACCGAATTTGAGATGGTGAAACACATAATCGACATGCCAACTCTAGAGGAGTTAAGGTTGTCTGAGTGCATCATCTACAAAGTTCCTTACAATCTCCGAATGGTGAACATGGATGCCTACACCCCTCAGTGGATCTCAATTGGCCCAATTCATCTCACCAAACCTGAACTCAAGCCAATGCAAGAGCACAAGAAAAGGTACTTCCACTGCTTCTGGGAGCGTGTCTCAAACGAACAAGCCATGAAGATCTACAAGCACTACCTCCAAGACAAGGAAGAAAACATCAGAGAATGCTATGCAGAGAAATTCCCTGACATCCCCAGAGAGAAATTTGTGGACATGATGCTGCTGGATGCTGTGTTCATCATGGAACTCTTGCTGAGAAACTGTCACTGGAAATCTGAAAGATCCAAGCACGAGCACGAGTACAAGCAGACCAAATCGTTTAGGGTGAAGCACAGTGATGATCTTATCTTGACACAGTCCTGGCTCAGCAAGAACATCACAAGGGACTTGATCTTGTTGGAGAATCAGATACCCTTTTTTGTGCTTCAGAGACTCTATGACACTGTTGTTCCTGGTGACAGCAAGAAGGAGGAACATGCCGGGTTTGTTGAtcttgccatcgagtactttgCGTTCTATGACACCCAAATGTCTTCTTCTGATGAAACCAAATGTGTTCTTGACAAGCACCAGTCAAGGAAAAACTACTTCAGTGGCTCACTCCGAAGTTCCACCAAATATCCTGCTAAGTCAAAGAACAAAGATAGATGCAACAAGAGTACAAAGCACTTCACTGATCTCATAAG gtACTTTTACCTTCCCAAAGATTGGGAACGCAGTAATGGCTGTGCCCTTCATGTGCTAAGAACAGCAACAAAGTTGCAAGAATCAGGAGTGAGCTTTGAGAAAAATGTGAAGAGAAGGTTGCTAGACATAACCTTTGAGAAGAAGCCAATTCTGAGTTCCTTTCTTTGCTTAAGTTGTTTGCCATACTTGAAGCAGTTCAAAGCACGTTTTAGGATCCCCCAGTTGAAGGTGGATCACACAACTGAATGTGTGCTCAGGAACCTCATTGCCTTTGAGCAGTGCCACTATCCTGATAAGCCTTACATCTGCAACTACGTTTCTCTCATTGACTCTCTCATCCACACTCAGCTCGATGTGGAGTTGCTGGTTGAAAAGGAAGTGATTGTGCATGAGTTGGGGAGTGATAAGGAAGTTGCAACCCTTGTTAATAGTCTAAGCAAACATGTTGTGGCAAACTCAACATGCTACTTTGAGACTATCAATGAACTCAACAAGCATTACCAGAACATTTGGAACCGCACCATGGCAGCTCTGTGGTTGGTGTACTTCAGAGATCCTTGGAGAGCAAGTTCCACTCTGGTAGGCATTGCTGTgattgtgtttgctgttttccaatTCCTACGTGCTGTTCGTGCCTTGTTTTGA